The following coding sequences are from one Comamonas koreensis window:
- a CDS encoding helix-turn-helix domain-containing protein encodes MYRSTHNPNYQLLLSVLTATRKRMGVSQVELAQRLGNTQTFVSKCERGERRIDAVELVEFAEALGVPPLEVLAEYLERRDSNLFAASKKTRSRS; translated from the coding sequence ATGTACCGCTCCACCCACAATCCCAACTACCAGCTCTTACTGTCCGTTCTCACTGCCACGCGCAAGCGTATGGGCGTGTCGCAAGTGGAGCTGGCACAGCGTCTTGGTAACACGCAGACTTTTGTGTCCAAGTGCGAGCGTGGCGAGCGGCGCATTGATGCTGTGGAATTGGTGGAGTTCGCGGAGGCGCTTGGTGTGCCACCGTTGGAGGTCCTTGCGGAATACCTCGAAAGACGGGATAGCAACCTATTCGCAGCTAGCAAGAAGACGAGAAGCCGAAGCTAA